The DNA segment GGTAGCCATAGCAAGCTGTGTCAAGGTTATGTGAGGCATGTCATATGATCTCTGATCGACACACCATCATGGCTTCACAATTTTTTTGTACTCCAATATATGCACAAGCGTTTGATCGAGTACGTTCCACAGCATTACACCGGCAAACACCACGCACTCATACATCATTACGTTTTATGCCTCAACAAATGCATTAACAACACTTTTGTTAGCATCTGCTTCGAGGGGTTTTAGTTGTATTCCACAATGTGCTAAAAATAGATATCACACTCACCACATAATACCACGACATTGCTGATAGGAGAGAAAACTTTACTGTCGATaggaaagcagcagcacaggGAACGTCCCAAAACCTCACTACAGGTGAATGTGAATCACTTAAATGCCCCACACGCGATCGGTTTTACTAGATCGTgcggaaaaaaacaagacacgTCACAAGATCACAGCCACTTATTAATGCGAATCACGAACCCACGGATGGGAGTTGTTGCGACCCTGAGAATTACGATACGCGCGGTTCCGTTGCGTATGGAAGAGTGTACGATTGTCCGCGCTCGACAGGGTTTACAGTTCATTTTATGCTTTGATGTCGTTTGAGCCTTCGCTCACAAATCGGTTAGCATCTCGTCGGCGGGGTCTTGTCGGGGTTTGAGAGAACGCGAGCGCGATTTTACGATCACAGGCAGttagagagagcgagagagagaaccaCGGAGAGCGACGCCGTATGGCCGATGGCATAGTGCCAATATTAATATCTAATGGTTCTTATTGCGAATAACAAGATGAGTCATGCGAAACTAAACAGTAACGTTCTAATACATTTCTAATATTAATCCATGTTACACAATGAGTACtgaaattacaaaaaaaaatttgaacGATCATTACATTATTTACAGCTTTTGTATTCAGAATGTTCAAACAGTGTTAAACTGTTGTCATCCCATCCAACTCAATTTGTTTTGGCGCCTTTCTAATGGTTGCACTTAGGCTAAAGAAATTCGTCATTAAAATTCCATTTCCCTACAACAACCCCTTCTCTCTCCGGAACTACATTAGGCGCCCCAATTAATGTATTGAACGGTTCGTAGTTTCCGTTTCGCGTTAACCCGTGTTGATAGGAGGTGCTAGTGGGATTTGTTTCGTTGGTGGAACAGCGTGATGTCTTACTAACATGACGACACactattgatttttttcatcacttcTTCGCTTTCTCCCTCACACTCTTTCTCTTCATCAAAACATGTAAAGGAAAACATTACTAGCATACGTCTGGTTACAACACGAAACATGCGACCAGGCGGCGCCCATGTCGTTTGCTAACGGAAAACGAGACGAAAATGTTGGACCGTGCAGATGCTATCGGACCACGCCCAAACATAATTTATCGTGGACTAATCTGTGtgggttgtgttgtgtttaatTATCGTCAcagtttaccaaaaaaaaaaaagaagtaaataaTGTCAAAGTACATTagaaatgattttgtttgcgaTAGAGTGTGATTAAAATCTTTATTGATAAACAAGAAATTTGACACACATTCTCCCAAAACCCGGGTGAGGGGGTGGTATTATAATAAAAAGGCATGCTTTCGTGTAGGCGCTGTTCAGAATACTTGATTAGAAACAATTCATCATGGAGAAGATGCTCGGCCTGTGCTCGGCGGCTCGTGCTTAAGCATTTCCGATCAGAGCACAGAGCGCCCGTTTGTAGTCGCCGGATGTTTCGCTCTGTTAGGAAAGGAGAGAGTGAGATGATTGACACCATTTGAGATGTGGGACGGGGAAAGGTTGACCTGCAGAAGCTCGGGTGACACAACACAACTTACCCGCACGGCACTGACTAGCGTCTTGTTGTACATCTGCTCGAACTCATCCTTAATGTTCTGCAGATCGATCTCCGACCGCGACACAATGATCCGGATCAGCGTTGCGTCGTCCGTACCCACGCCATCCATCGCTTTGTGCAGCCGCTTGGCAAAGAAGTGCGGTGCCATCTGGACGCACTCCACGATCGCGCTGAGCGCATCATAAAGCTCACCGCTCAGTTCCGCCTTGAGTGCCTGCTCGATCGTGCGGCCGGACAAACTTTTGTACTCCTCGAACACAATCTCGAGCTGGTCGAAGGAGGCGTGCGCCAGTATTTTGTAGAACACTTCCTCGTCCGTGCCGAGCTTGCCCTCGCCCGCATCGTACAGCTGCTTCGCCTGCTCGACGGCCAGCTCCGGATCGACCGTGCCCTGCGGATCGCGCGATCCAACGATGATCATGGTCAGCAGCCGGCGGAAGCTGCCGGACGTTTCGCTGCACAGATGCTCGGCCAGGGGCCGGCTGTACATCTCCTCGTAGCAGTCGACGATCGCCCGTATCTGATCGTTCGTCTGCGGGCAGATGATTTCGATCAGCGACTTTTCGTCGGTCCCGATACCGTCCATCGCTTTGTGCAGCTGCTTGCACAGGTACGCTTCCGGGCGCAGCATCAGCCCCAGGATGACGTCCTCGAACTTGCCGCCCAGCTCCGACTTCAGATCGTCGATCAAATCCTAACAAATGGAGGGGAGTTATAAATAGATTTTAGTTGTTTGTTACCGATCACCAACACTTACCCTGCCCAATTCACGCTTGAACGCTTCCGCTATCTCCTGCCGCTGACCGTTCGAACGGGCACAGAGAATGTCGATGATGGCCTGCTCGTCCGTGCCGAAACCTTTCATCGCCTTCCGGAGTGCATTGGCGTCGGCCGATGCATCGAAGTCTTCCGCCGGCACAACCGTCGGGTGGGGCTGTGGAGGAGCATTGTGGGTCAAGCAGACACAACACGTTGTTTTTAGTAACAACACATTTAACTCAATGAATTTGCTTGGGAGGTGGAATGCacgaaaagattttttttttcgcagctTCTTCACACCTGCTACTCACCGTATAGTACCACGACATATTGGTTTAGGACAAACAGACAATTTAACACAATTAGTTCGTCGACGGCCGCAACGGAACTGGATGCGGCAAAGCCACTAGGCAACACAGCACCACCGAAAGTAGAAGTCGAATCGAAATCACACCCCACAAGCGGCCGGTCCGTTTAGCGTCAATGGGCACGGTCCAAAACGGCGACGCGTGCGAAAAGATGAAAACAATTAGCAAGAATAAATAAACGCGCACGCAGAAATCGTAGCGACGCAATACACAGCAATGCTGGAGAATCTAAACCGCAAGAACCTGTTCGTGTCGAGCGTAGCAGCGTCTTCGCTGTATTCGCGGTACGATGGTATGCGTATTCTGACAAGCGCGGTAAACACGTGCCGCACACATGTTGACGTGCATGAACTCCATGTgtttgtggggtttttttttaattcctttttTGCAAAGAGGTGTTAAAAAAGTGTTAGCGATCATTGCAAATACATTATTTGAGAAATAGACAACAAAACAGTGAAATGTATACCGACATTAGAAATGAGCATAACTTGGTATTTACATCCTGTGCTGTGTGCAAACTACGCTTATGCAGTGAACGATCAGGTTCACCCGAAACTGCGTATGATGCGTTTCCAggaaaacaatgcaaaaactGTCGCTCACGTTAGTGCTTTCGCTGTTTGTGAACAATTTAAGTCACTTTCCATCGCGTTGCTCCGCCTTCCCGCAATTATGCTCCGATATGTGGCGTGTGCACGCATCAATACATGCATCGTTATCAGGTGGAACACGATATGCCATCAAAATGCTGCCAATCATCAAACATCCTCTCtccgataacgctttgaccAGTTGACGGCGTCGGCTACGTGGAAACCTACCTTCAGCCGATGAACTTCAACCACGgcaaaagaagaggaagaaaacgcATTGCGTTGGAGGTGGTAGAAGGCCCGGCCAACTACGACGATCCGCGGTCCGTTACGATGTTTCCCATTCATTCCGCTTCATTCGTACGGTGGTGCTGACAAGGTGTTGGCTGCGTGTAGCTATTTTTTGCGCCCAAATTCCCCTCTCAACTTTATCGCAGCAATCTCGATCGTATTTTGTgtcttttgctgttgtttgggCGAGAATCAACTGCTTCAAAAAAATGTCTTGGTATTATACGGTAAGTGGGAAAAAATCCAcgttttttcctcccaaaaATGATTGTGCACGCGCCAGTATCGATCGATTTTCCCGTTGCTTGGCTGacgtgttcgtgtgtgtgtctttgtgtgtgaCACTGTATGTAATTGTAATTCCGTTTTTTTATAACTCCCAAACACACCCCTCCAGCCTGTTCCGACGGTCGTTCCGGCGGAGGATTTTGACGCTTCCGCGGACGCGAATGCGCTGCGGGGCGCGATGAAGGGCTTCGGGACGGACGAGCAGGCCATCATCGACATTCTTTGCGCTCGCAGCAACGCCCAGCGCCAGCAAATCATGGAGCAGTACAGCAGCGAGCTGGGACGGGTAAGCAGCGGCGGTGATGACTCATCCCGctagaaagagagggagagagagagagagagagcgatagagTGATTAAATGATTGCGCGtggaatgttgttgttgttgttgttgttgtaggaTTTAATTGACGATTTGAAGTCGGAGCTCGGCGGCAAGTTCGAGGACGTCATCGTTGGGCTGATGATGCCACCGGAGAAGTATCTGTGCAAGCAGTTGAACAAAGCGATGAAGGGCATGGGCACGGACGAGGACACGCTGATCGAGGTGCTGGCCCCGCAGACGAACGAGGAGGTGAAGAAGATCGTCGACTGCTACGAGGAGATGTACGGCCGGCCGCTGGCCGAGCATCTGTGCAGCGAGACGGACGGTAGCTTCCGCCGGCTGCTGACCATGATCATTGTCGGTGCCCGTGACGCGCAGGGCACGGTCGATGCGGACCTGGCCGTCGAGCAGGCCAAGCAGCTGTACGATGCGGGCGAGGGCAAGCTCGGCACGGACGaggaagtgttctacaagatacTGGCGCACGCCTCATTCGACCAGCTCGAGATTGTGTTCGAGGAGTACAAGAAGCTGTCCGGTCAAACGATCGAGCAGGCGATGAAGAGCGAGCTGAGCGGTGAGCTGTACGAGGCGCTCAGCGCGATCGTGGAGTGTGTCCAGATGGCACCGCACTTCTTTGCCAAGCGGCTGCACAAAGCGATGGACGGGGCGGGCACGGATGATGAGAAGCTGATCCGGATCATTGTGTCGCGGTCGGAGATCGATCTGCAGAACGTGAAGGATGAGTTCGAGCAGATGTACAACAAGACGCTGCTGAGCGCCGTGCGGGTAAGTGAGCAAGCGTTTGCGCCTTTAATTGGTCCCCGTAGTTTGTAAAGCTCGTGTGGAACGATGTTAGC comes from the Anopheles coluzzii chromosome 2, AcolN3, whole genome shotgun sequence genome and includes:
- the LOC120947266 gene encoding annexin B10-like, with product MSWYYTPHPTVVPAEDFDASADANALRKAMKGFGTDEQAIIDILCARSNGQRQEIAEAFKRELGRDLIDDLKSELGGKFEDVILGLMLRPEAYLCKQLHKAMDGIGTDEKSLIEIICPQTNDQIRAIVDCYEEMYSRPLAEHLCSETSGSFRRLLTMIIVGSRDPQGTVDPELAVEQAKQLYDAGEGKLGTDEEVFYKILAHASFDQLEIVFEEYKSLSGRTIEQALKAELSGELYDALSAIVECVQMAPHFFAKRLHKAMDGVGTDDATLIRIIVSRSEIDLQNIKDEFEQMYNKTLVSAVRSETSGDYKRALCALIGNA
- the LOC120947267 gene encoding annexin B10-like — protein: MSWYYTPVPTVVPAEDFDASADANALRGAMKGFGTDEQAIIDILCARSNAQRQQIMEQYSSELGRDLIDDLKSELGGKFEDVIVGLMMPPEKYLCKQLNKAMKGMGTDEDTLIEVLAPQTNEEVKKIVDCYEEMYGRPLAEHLCSETDGSFRRLLTMIIVGARDAQGTVDADLAVEQAKQLYDAGEGKLGTDEEVFYKILAHASFDQLEIVFEEYKKLSGQTIEQAMKSELSGELYEALSAIVECVQMAPHFFAKRLHKAMDGAGTDDEKLIRIIVSRSEIDLQNVKDEFEQMYNKTLLSAVRNECSGDYKRALCALIGGA